A stretch of DNA from Acidobacteriota bacterium:
ACATCTACGGCATCGGCCGCAAGCGGTCGAACGACATCCTGGGCGCGGCGGGCGTCAGCCCGGACGTCCGCGTGAAGGATCTGTCGGAAGACGACGTGCGGAAGATCAGCCGGGTCATCGAGGAGCAGGGCGGGGTCGAAGGGGACCTTCGCAAGGAAGTCTCGATGAACATCAAGCGGCTGATGGAGAT
This window harbors:
- the rpsM gene encoding 30S ribosomal protein S13 encodes the protein MARIAGVDLPRTKRVEVGLTYIYGIGRKRSNDILGAAGVSPDVRVKDLSEDDVRKISRVIEEQGGVEGDLRKEVSMNIKRLMEIGSFRGLRHRRNLPVRGQRTRTNARTRKGPRRGAVAKKKTV